In Cicer arietinum cultivar CDC Frontier isolate Library 1 chromosome 7, Cicar.CDCFrontier_v2.0, whole genome shotgun sequence, a single window of DNA contains:
- the LOC101515176 gene encoding cyanogenic beta-glucosidase-like: MALIGYHIALFCVVTLVSSLVTLTKGITLNAASLNRNKFPPSFIFGTASSAYQYEGAANEKGRGESIWDTFAHKYPEKIKDRSNGDIAIDFYHHYKEDIEIMKDMNLDAYRFSISWSRILPKGKLSGGINQEGIDYYNNLIDELVAKGIQPFVTLFHWDLPQSLEDEYGGFLSPLIIKDFQDFAEVCFKFFGDRVKYWITLNEPWSYSRNGYALGKMAPGRCSSWLNHNCSGGDSAIEPYFVAHYQLLAHAAVVSMYKTNYQKSQHGLIGISLVVNWFVPFSDNKLNQKATQRAIDFMSGWFMDPLTRGDYPKSMRILVKERLPKFTKEQAKLVNGSFDFIGINYYSSNYASNAPHLSNANKSYMTDSLVDHSFVREGKPIGLNIASDWLYVYPKGIRDFLIYIKEKYNNPLIYITENGINEYDDSTLSLEESLLDIYRIDYHYRHLFYLQHAIDAGVNVKGYFAWSLLDNFEWHLGYTVRFGMNFVDYENGLKRYQKLSALWFKDFLKSEIKLHEESI; this comes from the exons atggCATTAATAGGATATCATATTGCTCTATTTTGTGTGGTGACTCTAGTTTCCTCATTGGTTACTTTAACAAAAGGTATTACTCTTAATGCAGCTTCCCTTAATAGGAACAAATTCCCTCCAAGCTTCATCTTTGGTACTGCATCTTCAGCTTACCAG tATGAAGGTGCAGCAAACGAAAAAGGTAGAGGAGAAAGTATATGGGATACTTTTGCACATAAATATCCAG AAAAAATAAAGGATAGAAGTAATGGAGATATAGCAATTGACTTCTACCACCACTACAAG GAAGATATTGAGATAATGAAGGATATGAATTTGGACGCTTACCGATTTTCCATATCTTGGTCTAGAATACTCCCTA AAGGAAAATTAAGTGGAGGAATAAATCAAGAAGGGATTGACTACTACAATAACCTCATCGATGAACTTGTGGCAAAGG gtATCCAACCATTTGTGACTTTATTTCATTGGGATCTTCCCCAATCTTTAGAAGATGAGTATGGTGGCTTTTTAAGCCCTCTCATCAT AAAAGACTTTCAAGATTTTGCAGAAGTTTGCTTCAAATTTTTTGGAGATAGAGTAAAATATTGGATAACATTAAATGAACCATGGAGTTATAGTAGAAACGGCTATGCATTAGGAAAAATGGCACCAGGTCGATGTTCTTCGTGGTTGAATCATAATTGCAGTGGTGGTGATTCAGCAATTGAACCTTATTTTGTTGCACATTATCAACTTCTTGCACATGCAGCAGTTGTTAGTATGTATAAGACCAACTATCAA AAATCTCAACATGGTTTGATAGGCATATCATTGGTAGTTAATTGGTTTGTGCCATTCTCAGATAACAAACTTAATCAAAAAGCCACCCAACGAGCTATTGACTTTATGTCTGGATG GTTTATGGACCCTCTAACAAGAGGAGATTATCCAAAATCTATGCGTATATTAGTTAAAGAACGATTGCCAAAGTTTACTAAAGAGCAAGCAAAGCTAGTGAATGGTTCATTTGATTTTATTGGTATAAACTACTATTCTTCTAACTATGCTTCTAATGCACCTCACTTAAGCAATGCTAATAAAAGCTACATGACAGATTCACTTGTTGATCATTCTT TCGTGCGTGAAGGAAAACCCATAGGTTTGAAT ATTGCTTCAGATTGGTTGTATGTTTATCCAAAAGGAATTCGAGATTTTTTGATATACATTAAAGAGAAATATAACAATCCTTTAATTTATATCACTGAAAATG GGATCAATGAGTATGATGATTCAACATTATCACTTGAAGAATCTCTTTTAGATATTTATAGAATTGACTATCATTATCGACATCTTTTTTATCTTCAACATGCAATTGA TGCTGGTGTGAATGTTAAGGGGTATTTTGCATGGTCATTGTTGGACAATTTTGAATGGCATTTGGGATATACAGTGCGATTTGGAATGAATTTTGTTGATTATGAAAATGGTTTGAAAAGATATCAAAAACTCTCAGCATTGTGGTTCAAGGATTTTCTCAAATCCGAAATCAAACTTCATGAAGAGTCAATTTGA